The DNA region ACCTGTTGTTTATCAGCGCCTTTCACCAGTATCTTCGTATTATCTCGGACCTCAATGGTAACTCCATCTGGAATAGGGTAATTGACAGGATGGGAATACCCTACATTTAAAGTAAGTACTCTTCCTTCAACCTTTGCACGATAACCGATTCCCTCAATTTCTAACCCCTTACTAAATCCCTGGGTAACCCCGGTAACCATGTTGGCTATTAAGGTTCTGGATAATCCATGAAGAGAACGATAGCGTTTCTCATCAGATTCCCTTGTAACCAGGAGTTGCCCATTCTGATGGACTACCTTGATACCGTTGGGGATTCGATATTCCAATTTACCCAGAGGTCCTTCTACCCTACAGAGGGAATCCTCTACTGTAACCTTAACATTTTTAGGCAACTCAATAGGCTTTTTACCGACTCTGGACATGATTAACAATCAACCACAAGCCGTAAACTATTCAGCCTGGTTTATGGCTTGTGGTTAATAATTCCCTGTTCGGTGAAGGCTACCATACGTAGCATAGCACCTCGCCGC from Candidatus Limnocylindrales bacterium includes:
- the rplF gene encoding 50S ribosomal protein L6, producing the protein MSRVGKKPIELPKNVKVTVEDSLCRVEGPLGKLEYRIPNGIKVVHQNGQLLVTRESDEKRYRSLHGLSRTLIANMVTGVTQGFSKGLEIEGIGYRAKVEGRVLTLNVGYSHPVNYPIPDGVTIEVRDNTKILVKGADKQQVGQVAAEIRNIKKPEPYKGKGIRYEGERIRRKVGKAGA